The genomic window CTTGCGTTGGCGCTCGGTCAGTCCGGCGTTGATGTCGGTGCCCTCGCCCTCGAACGCCTTCGCGGTCGGAACCGCTGCGGGTTTGCCCGCCGACTTCGTTGTCGACTGCCCGGTCGATCTCGGCGCCGATTTCGCCGACCCTGACGAGGTCTCGTCCTTCATTCGTGCGTCCTCCTGCGTCGTACGCGCGTTCGGTTCGGTCTGGACGAGAGTTCTCCGGCCTCGGGCAATGTTCCAGTCTCGGGACGATGTTCCAGTCTCGGGGCCAAGTTCCGGTCTCGGTAGTACCTGTCGAACGCGTGGGGTGGATGTGACGTGTGGTTTCTGACACGAATCTAGCCCGTAAACGCTGTTCGATCAAACATCTGTTCGATCCGTGTCGCACTTTCTGCTGACTTTGTCGGAGTCGCGTGATAGAACTTCGAACAAGCGTTCATCGAACGCCTGATCGAATAACCGATTCGATCGCGTTCGACACGTCCCATCCAGCGGAGGTTCCGATGACCATCACAACCGACCGGCGAGTTGCCCCAGCACTGCGCGCATCGACCGGTAGCCGATCGCGGTCGGCCACGCCCACCCGTCGTCGCGGCACGGTGGAACGTCGCCGATACGTGCTGGATACGGCGGCGCGGCAGGGCGCACACGGGTCGGCCGTCGTTCACGGTTCCCCCGACGCGCAGACCGATCGCGCACATCGTGACGAGAAGATCTCGTGGAGCGCAATGGTCGCGGGTGTCGTTGCGACGGCCGTCGTGATCCTCGGCTTGGTGGCCGTCGCGAATCTACGCGCGGACGCGCTCGACTCGACGCCAGAATCCTCCGGCGCGCCGGTGGCGGTCGTGCAGGGGTTCGATGCCCCGTCTACGCCGTAGCGCGCTGTGCTGGGTGATCGAGGCGCGTTCGTAGGGCTCCGAGTATCCTCGATGCCTGTACCTCTCACGAGTCATTCGAGAGTGTGCAACGGCTACGACGGAGGCGCTTACATGCATTGCCCGTTCTGCAGGCATCCCGATTCCCGCGTGGTGGACTCGCGCGAAGCAGACGAAGGGCAGGCAATTCGGCGACGTCGGTCATGTCCGGAATGCGGTCGACGCTTTACTACCGTCGAAACGGCGGTGTTGGCGGTCGTCAAGCGCAGCGGCGTCACCGAACCCTTCTCCCGGGAGAAGGTCGTCAAGGGAGTTCGACGGGCATGCCAGGGTCGTGACGTAGACAACGACGCGCTGAATTTGCTGTCGCAGCAAGTTGAGGACGCAGTACGCGCCTCGGGTTCTGCCGAGATTCCCAGCCACGAGGTCGGCCTGGCCATCCTCGGGCCGTTGAGGGATCTCGACGAGGTCGCTTACCTTCGGTTTGCATCGGTCTATCGATCTTTCAGTTCTGCGGAAGATTTCGAGAAGGAAATCCACGACCTACGCGTACACCGCGAAACATCCGTCGTCGATTGAGTCACCGCGTCTGAGTCGCGTCTATCGAATCACGACTGTCGAGTCACGCCGATCAAGTCACGTTGTACGGTCACGTTAGCTGCTGCCGGCTGCAGCGATGGCTTTCAGAACGCGCTTCTCGGATACGGGATATGCGGTTCGGACGGTTTGAGCGAACAGTCCGACTCGAAGCTCTTCGATCATCCAGAACACATCGAGCACGGGCTTGCTGCTCTGCCGAGATTCGGGCAAAGATTTCAGGAGTCGGTCGTAGGCGTCGTAGACGCGGTCGAGAACATCCAGACCGGCATTGTCTCTAGCTGCGCTGCTCGGTAGTGAATTCAGTCTTACGGCTGCAGCTTTCAGATACCGCGGAACGTCGGCGAGCCGTGACGAGCCGAATTCGAATACGAATCCGTCGAATACGAGCGCCGCGAGTTGTTCGCGGACGTCGTCGGCCGCGTCACCCTGTTTGCCGTCCAGTTCGGCTTTGAGTTCGAGCGACTCGGTGAGGATCGGGCGAACGAGCGCGAGGAGGCCGGACGTCCGGCTTGTCACTTCGGCGCCGACGGCTTTGGACAACGCGGCGAACGCCTCGGGCGTCCGTACCGGTCCGCCGTGTGCGTCCATCGCTTCGTCGACGGCCGTCTTGCGGCAGTCTTCGAGCAAGTCGTCGATGCTGCCGTACGGATTCTGACCGAGAGCGAGCCGCTCCCGAGTCGGAATGCCCGCGATCAGAGCCTTGGTACCCCGCGGAGCCGATTCGAGCAGCAACCGTCGGGTCCCATCCCTCATCGCGGCCCGTTGACCCGCCGGTGTGCTGAGTACGCGCACCGCTACGCCACCGCTCTCGTGAACGAGCGCCGGATAGCCCGTGACGGTCTGGCCTGCTACCGATTTGGTCACGGTCTCGTCGAGAGTTCCCAGGCTCGATGAGGTCCAGGCAAGGGTCGGTGCCCGTTCGGCACCCCCGACCGCACTTGCTACTTCGCGAGTCACCCTGGTTGCCAGTGATTTTCGCAGCTCTACGAGATCCTTGGCGGAGCCGAGTTGCTTGCCGTCGGTGTCGACGGCGACGAACGTCATCTGCAGGTGTGCTGGTAGGCCGGACACATCGAAGTCGGTCGGGTCGATTCGAGTCGAGCCGAGCCTGGACAGCTCGCGTGCCAAGGCAGTGATCACAGGTTCGGTGCGCGGTTTCATGGATGCGAGCGCTGCCGCAGCGAAGTCAGGGGCAGGAACGACGGTGCGACGCTGTGCCTTCGGCAACAGTTTGATGAGGGTTGCCACCAGTTCGGCGCGCATGCCTGGAACCAGCCAGTCGAAGCCGACCGGCTGGACCTGCGCGAGAAGAGCGATCGGTATGCGCGCGGTCACGCCGTCGGCAGCCGACCCTGGTTCGAACTGATAGGTGAGGGGGAACTGAATTTCCCCTTGCCGCCACGCATCCGGGTAGTCACCGCCGAGTACGGAGGCGGCGTCCGGGTTCACGACGGTCTCGGCGGTGAAGTCGAGCAGGTCGGGGGTGCGTCGCCTGGTCTTCTTCCACCACGTGTCGAAGTGCCGCGCCGACACTGCCTCGGCGGCGATTCGGGCGTCGTAGAAGTCGTACAGCGCATCGTCGTCGACGACGATGTCGCGTCGTCGTGCCCGGTTCTCGAGTTCACCGACGTCTTCGAGCAGCGCGCGATTGCGGTGGAAGAACGGGTGCTGTGTTGTCCACTCGCCCTGAACCAGTGCATGTCTGATGAACAGCTCGCGCGAGGTCTCGGCGTCGATCGAGTGATAGTTCACCGGCCGACCCGTGACGAGGGGGATGCCGTAGAGAGTGACCCGCTCGTATGCCATGGCCGACTGACGCTTCGTCGACCAATGAGGTTCGGAGTAGGTGCGCTTCACCAGATGTGGGGCAAGCTGTTCGGCCCATTCGGGTTCGATCCGAGCGGCCATCCGCCCCCAGAGCCGACCCGTCTCGACGAGTTCGGCAGCCATGACCCACCTGGGTGGCTTCTTGAACAATCCGGACCCGGGGAATACCGCGAAGTGAGTTCCCCGTGCACCGAGGAACTCGCGTTTGTCACCCTCACGCAGCCCTATGTGAGACAGGAGGCCGGCGAGCAGCGACTGGTGCAGCGCCGCCGGGGTGGACGGAGCATCGGGGACGCTCCAGCCGAGGCCTCGTGTGATCTGACGCAGCTGACCGTGCAGATCCTGCCATTCGCGAATGCGGAGGTAGTGAAGGAACTCGCTCTTGCACATGCGCCGGAACTGGTTCGAGGACAGGTCGTTTCGCTGCTCGCGAAGGTACTTCCACAACTCGACGTAGGCAAGGAAGTCGGAGCTCTCCACGGCGAATCTCGCGTGCTTCTCGTCCGCCGCCTGTTGATGCTCGACGGGTCGTTCTCGTACGTCTTGGATCGACAGGGCTGACACCACGACGAGAGCGTCCGCGAGGGCACCGGAGTTGTTGGCCTCGACGAGCATCCTGGCCATGCGGGGATCGACTGGGAGCGACGCCAACTCCCGGCCGATCGGGGTCAACTCCGATTCGCCCGCGGATGTGGCGGGTTTCAGCGCACCGAGTTCTTCGAGGAGACCGATGCCGTCGCGGATACTGCGAGGATCCGGCGGTTCGACGAACGGGAACTGGTCGATCTTGCCGAGGCCGAGAGACGTCATCTGGAGAATGACCGACGCAAGGTTGGTGCGCAGAATTTCCGGTTCGGTGAACTGTGGCCGAGCGTCGAAGTCTTCCTCGGAGTACAGGCGGATACAGATTCCGTCTGCGACGCGCCCGCACCTGCCCGCGCGTTGCCGAGCCGACGCCTGCGAGATCGGTTCGATGGGGAGGCGTTGGACCTTGGTGCGCAGCGAGTAACGCGAGATGCGTGCGGTGCCTGGATCGACGACGTAGCGAATTCCGGGAACGGTCAGCGACGTCTCGGCGACGTTGGTGGACAGCACCACTCGGCGACCCGCGTGCGGGGTGAACACTCGGTGCTGTTCGGCGGCGGACAGCCGTGCGTACAGTGGGACGATCTCGGTTCCACGAAGTTGCTTGTCTCGCAGGGCATCCGCGGTGTCGCGGATCTCGCGCTCACCGGAGAGAAACACCAGGATGTCTCCGTCGCCCTCGCCGATCAGCTCAGCGACGGCGTCGCAGGTCGCGTCGACGGGGTCGAGGTCGATGGTGGTATCGCCTACGTCGACCGTCAGGGGGCGGTAACGCATCTCGACCGGGAAGGTTCGTCCCGAGACTTCGATGACGGGGGCAGACACGCCATCCCGAGCGAAGTGCTTCGCGAATCGTTCCGGATCGATGGTCGCCGAGGTGATGATTACCTTCAAGTCGGGGCGCCGGGGGAGCAGCTGCGCCAGATATCCGAGGATGAAGTCGATGTTCAGGCTTCGTTCGTGCGCTTCGTCGATGATCAGCGTGTCGTACTGACGCAGTATGCGGTCTCGCTGAATCTCGGCGAGCAGAATACCGTCCGTCATCAGCTTCACGAGCGTCGAATCGGAAGATTGATCGGTGAAGCGGACCTTGTATCCGATCGATTCGCCGATCGATTCACCGACTTCCTCGGCGATGCGTTCGGCAACGGTTCTCGCAGCGAGTCGACGGGGCTGAGTGTGTCCGATCGAGCCGCGGATGCCGCGTCCGAGTTCGAGACAGATCTTCGGGATCTGGGTGGTCTTACCGGAACCGGTCTCGCCCGCGACGATCACGACCTGGTTGTTCTGGATTGCCTCTGCGATGTCGTCCTTGCGTTGGCTGACCGGCAGTGCCTCGGGGTATTCGATGGTCGGTACGGCTGCGCGACGGTTGATCAATGCTATTTCCGCGCGCGCAATGTCGCTTTCGACCGCCACGAGGGCATCGGGAGTGCGGGCACGATCGAGTCGCCGGCGCAGTCGATGTTCGTCGCGAATCGAAACAGCGGACGTGCGTGCGAGGAGCGAGCGGCGAAGCTCGGATACCGTTGGAGTAGACATTCTTCGTCAAGGATAATCCGTGTTCGATATCGGGCCCGGTTCGGTTCCCTCCGAAACACCGCTCGCTGTGCAAAAATCCGTTCATGGCTGTCGATTCCGAACGTTCTGCGGTGGCATCCACAGGTGTGACGATCCGAGTTCTCCGGGTGGCTTTCGCTGCGCTCACCGCAGTCGCGCTGTTTGCGATCGTGCGAGACAGCTCGGTCGACCCGACCTTCTCGTACTCGAACTACTTCAGTTACTTCACCGTTCTCAGCAATGTGGGGACCGTGGTGGTCCTCGCTGTCGGTGGACTCCTCGACCCGCAGGGACTAGGCTGGCAACTCGTCCGCGGTGCCGTGACGCTGTATATGGTCATCACCGGCATCATCTACGCGGTCCTGCTGTCCGGAATCGAAGTCGGAATTCATGGGCAGTGGACCAACGACGTCGTACACCGCATCATGCCGGTCGTGATTCTTCTCGACTGGGTTCTGGTGCCTGCGCGCCGGCGGATATCGGAGGCACAGTCACTGGTGTGGCTGGCGTTCCCGCTCGTCTACGGTATCTACACACTGATCAGAGGCCCGTTCGTCGACTGGTATCCATATCCGTTCCTCGATCCTCGCGGTCAGGGCTACGTCGCCCTGCTCATCGGTCTGGTCGTGCTGACGACCGCGTTCGTACTCATGGCACTCGCGGTGAACGCAGTGGGCAGGCTGGGAAGTAGATGGCGATACGGAAGTTCGGCTCCGGCGGGGGAGTGACTAAGCTCCGGTGCATGTCTTCTGCGCCTGAGCCGACGTACGAATCCACTCATTCCGCGCTGTGGCACGGTTTCGCAGACATGGGAGCGGTGAGCAAGAATGGGCCGTTCGTCGTATCCCGAGGTGAGGGCGCCCACATCTGGGATCGTGAGGGCAACAAGTACCTCGATGCCACCGCAGGTCTGTGGTTCACCAACGTCGGGCACGGTCGTACCGAAATCGCGGACGCCGTCGCCGCGCAGCTGTCCTCACTCGCGCACTATTCCAACTTCGGCGACTTCGCATCGGAGCCGACGATGGCGTTGGCCGAGCGACTCGGCGAGATCGCTCCTGTCGCCGGGAGCAAGATCTTCTTCACCTCGGGCGGATCCGACTCCATCGACACCGCAGCCAAGCTCGCCCGACGCTACTGGCACGAGGTAGGCAAGCCCGACAAGACGTTGATCGTCGGACGGCAGAAGGCTTATCACGGTATGCACGTCGCCGGAACCTCGCTTGCGGGCATCCCGGTCAACCACGAGAACTACGGCACGTTGATGCCGGACGCACGGACGGTGGCCTGGGATGATGCGAAGTCGCTGCTGTCGCTGATCGAGGAGATCGGGGCCGACAAGGTTGCTGCGTTCTTCTGCGAGCCCATCATCGGCGCCGGTGGGGTGTATCTCCCTCCCGAGGGTTACCTGCAGGAAGTCCGGCAGATCTGCCGCGACAACGACGTATTGTTCGTCGCGGACGAAGTGGTGACGGGCTTCGGCCGTATCGGCGGTTCATGGTTCGCGTCGACGCGATTCGATCTTCAGCCCGACATCATGACGACCGCCAAGGGTCTCACCTCGGGGTATGTGCCGATGGGCGCAGTCTTCATCGCCCCGCACATCGCCGAGCCCTTCTTCGCCGGGGGTGTCTGGTGGCGCCACGGATACACGTACGGAGGTCATGCGGGCGCCGCCGCAGCAGCCATGGCGACACTCGACATCATGGAGCGCGAAAACCTGCTGCAGGAATCGGCACGCCTGGAATCCTCGTTGCACACACACCTAGCCCCATTGGCCGATCACGACCGTGTGCTCGAGGTTCGCAGCGGTCTCGGAGCAGTGGCAGCGGTCCAACTGAAGGATCCCGCCGAAGCGCTGCCGTTCGTCGGGACACTGCGCAAGCACGGTGTGTCCGGACGCGCTGCAGGTCAAGGCGCGATGCAGATCTCGCCGTCGTTCGTGATGACCGACGCCGAGGTGGAGGAACTCGCCGGACGGATACTCACCGCGCTCGGTTGAATCGGAGCTTCCCGGCGAGCTGTTTGCTTCTCGACACCGGAGGAGCGGGCTCCGGGTCGGCCGCGATCTCCGCGAATCGCGCGTGGAGCTGATCACGCACTTCGTCGGGCGCGTACGCACGGCGTTTACGTTCGGACTTGACCACCAACGCGCCCGTCGCTGCGACTCCGACGACGCCGGCCAGACCGAGAATCTTCCACACCTTCATCACCTCACCGTACTGCGCGCCGAACTAGGCTGACGGGTATGAGTGCATCGACTGTTTCCTTGGACACTGCCGTCGACGCGACACGCACTGGCGACATCTGGATCTTCCGGGGGCACTCGACAGCCGATCGTGCGATCCAGACGTTGACCAACAGTCCCGTCAATCACGTGGGCATGGCCGTCGTCATCGACGACCTACCTCCGCTGATGTGGCACGCCGAACTCGGAAAGACGTTGCAGGACATGTGGACCGGAAACTTCCAGCGTGGTGTGCAATTGCACGACCTGCGGGCTGCGGTTGTGCAGTGGTCGACCAAGTACGAGCAGGAGTGCTGGTTGCGGCAGATCGGCCACGCGGTCACACGTGAGCAGGAAGATGCGTTGATGCGCACCATCGCGCGCATGGACGGGACAGCCTTCCCGACGACAGCGAAGCTGGCAGGACGGTGGTTCAAGGGTCGGGTACCCACCTTCCGCAGAAGTGCGCATGAAGCGGCAGCCCTGGAAACCGCGTACTGTGCGGAAGTTGTTGCCCTGACCTACGACTCGATGGGCTTGCTGACGGGAAACAAAAAGGCGAACTGGTTCGATCCGGGAAAGTTCTGGAGCGGTGATCGTCTTCCGCTCGTGCCAGGGGTGACCCTCGGCGATGAGATTGCGGTGGATGTGCCAGCTGCTGACGGCTAGATCTCGATGGTGTTGCCGGCCACGGTGCGGCCACCCAGTTCGATCCAATCGTCGTCGCGTGTGGTGAGGAGTATCGACCCGCGACCTTGCCGGATCGTCACGCCTCGGCCGAGTCGGTCGGTGATCCAGACCGCGGCGGACCCCGTGGCTTCGTCCTCGTTGATACCCATGTCGGGTGCAAACATTCGCGATCGGATCGAGTTCTCGGCCTCGTCGACCCACGTCCACACGTAGTGGTGACCGTCCGTGAACGACGCCGGGTCCGTGGCCTCCACCTCCGCGATTGTCTTCACCTGATGTTCGACGAACGGCGGCGCCCATGACGCCTTGGCCCGGATCCATGTCGTGTCGCCGTCGAAGCGGACGCGGAGATCGGAGGCAGGCACCGACAACGTGTCGATCTTCGTACCGTGCTGGCACAACCACCAGGACAGTCCAACCGTCGGATGGCCGGCAAAGGGCAGTTCGGCAGCCGGGGTGTAGATGGTCGCCCATGCCCGTGACGACCCGTCGGAGGTGAAGAAGACGGTCTCGCTGAACCCGAGTTCGGTTGCAAGAGCCTGCCGGTCGGCCTCGGCGACCTCGTCGGCGCGGACTATACCCAAAGGATTTCCGTGTCCACCGCGATCGTCGGTGAACACGCGTACTACGGAAACCTCGATTGCCATGAGCAGGAACTGTACCCGTCGTAACGCAAGAAGACCTCTGCACCGATTGTGTGCAGGATTCTTCTTACCTCTGTACACAGAGAATCTCGTATCGGATGCCCCGCTGGTCACCAGCTGGAGGAATGAGAGTTGGTGTCAGGTGGTCTCGGTGTGGCGCTCGTTCCGAGATCGGCCGTCGCCGAAGCTGCTAACCCGCGGTGATGGTGATCTCGTCGATCACGATCTCGCCCAGCGCATTCGACTCCTCGAGATCGAGCGTCGCGTTCAACGACCATCCCTGATCGCCATCGGGGTCCTCGATGATTTGACGCGCGGTCGTGGATTCCCGTCCGACGGTCAACTCGAACAGTGCCGGTCCTCGGGCCGAGGGTCCGGTACCGATCTCACCGTACTCCTCGAAGTACGGTTCGAGTTCGGCTTCCCAGTCGGGGCCGTCCTCCAGATCGTCCAGGTCGTCCCATCGCCGGGACGCGGCGAGTTCGATGCGCTTGAACATCGCATTGCGAACCAACACCCGGAAGGCCCTCGGGTTGGCGGTGATCGGCCTCGGTGTGTCGCCGCCGTAGGCCTCGGGGCGCGCTTCGGGCTCTTCGCCTGGGTCGGTCAGGTTCTCCCACTCGTCGAGCAGAGAAGAATCGACCTGCCGAACGAGTTCGCCGAGCCACTCGGTGACGTCCTGTACTTCCTCTGTTCGTGCCTCCGGTGGAACCGTCTGTCGCAGAGCCCGATACGCGTCCGCCAGATACCGAAGAACCAGACCCTCCGACCTTGTCAGTCCATAATGGCTGACGAGCTCGGTAAACGTCATGGTCCGTTCGATCATGTCCCGCACGACAGACTTGGGGGACAACGCGATCTCGTTGAGCCATGGATGCCCGCCTCGGTAGATCTCGAACGCCGGAACCAACAATTCGGCAAGAGGTTTGGGCCACGTGACCTCTTCGAGGAGCTCCATGCGCTCGTCGTACTCGATCCCGTCCGCCTTCATCTGCTGGACCGCCTCGCCGCGTGCGGCGTGCTGCTGAGCCATCAAAATCTGCCGTGGATCGTCGAGTGTCGATTCGATGATCGACACGACATCGAGTGCATGGGTGGGTGACTCGGTGTCGAGCAGCTCGAACGACGCCAGTGCGAACGGTGACAACGGCTGATTCAGAGCGAAATCGGGCTGAAGATCCATGGTCAGCCGCGCGTGCCTGCCATCGGCGTCGGGCTCGGAAAGTTGCTCGACGATGCCGGCCGCCACAAGTCCCCGGTAGAGCGTGATGGCGCGGAGAATGTGCTTGCGTTGCGCGGGTCGGGTTTCGTGATTGTCTTCGAGAAGATGGCGCATCGCGGTGAAGCAGTTTCCCGGACGTGCGATGACGTTGAGCAGCATCGCATTACTGACCGAGAACCGAGAGGTGAGCGGCTCCGGACTTGCCGCAACGATGCGCTCGAATGTGGGCTCTCCCCACGAGACGAATCCGTCGGGTGCCTTCTTGCGCTGCACCCGTTTGAGTTTCTTGGGGTCGTCGCCCGCCTTCGCCACCAACCTCGCATTTTCGATGTCGTGCTCCGGCGCCTCGATCACCACGGTCCCGAGCGTGTCGTATCCGGCTCTGCCTGCGCGTCCGGCGATCTGATGGAATTCGCGCGCCCTGAGCTGACGGGTGCGCACACCGTCGTATTTCGTGAGTCCGGTGAAGAGGACGGTTCTGATCGGGACGTTGATTCCTACTCCGAGCGTGTCGGTCCCGCAGATCACCTTGAGGAGTCCATCTTGAGCGAGCTTCTCGACCAGTCGCCGGTACTTCGGCAACATCCCGGCATGATGGACGCCGATGCCGTGCCGCACCAGTCGGGAGAGGGTCTTGCCGAAACCGGTCGTGAAACGGAAGTCGCCGATGGCGTCGGCGATCTGTGCCTTCTCGTCCTTGGATGCGACGTTGACACTCGTCAGGGCCTGCGCGCGTTCGAGTGCCGAAGCCTGTGTGAAGTGAACGACATAGACGGGAGCGAGATGAGTCTCGACGAGTTCGGCGATGGTGTCGCCGATCGGGCTGGTGACGTAGGAGAACATCAGCGGAACTGGACGCTCGGAGCCGGACACGACCGTGGTCACCCGGCCGGTCCTGCGCTCGAGGTCGTCTCGGAAGAAAGTGACGTCACCCAGGGTGGCGGACATCAGGAGAAATTGAGCGTTCGGCAGTTCGATCAACGGCACCTGCCATGCCCACCCGCGGTCCGGTTCGGAGTAGTAGTGAAATTCGTCCATCACCACCTGTCCGATATCGGAGTCCGCGCCTTGACGTAACGCGAGGTTGGCGACGATCTCCGCAGTGGCACAGATGATCGGTGCTCCGGAGTTCACCGACGCATCGCCGGTCATCATCCCGACGTTCTGCGAGCCGAAGATGTCGCATAGGGCAAAGAACTTCTCGCTGACCAGCGCTTTAATCGGCGCGGTGTAGAACGTCCGCTTTCCTGCGGCCAGCGCAGCGAAGTGCGCGCCGACGGCCACCATGGACTTACCGGACCCAGTGGGAGTCGCCAGGATGACGTTCGACCCCGACACCAGCTCGATCAGCGCCTCTTCCTGAGCCGGATAGAGGGTCAGTCCTCGGTCGGAGGTCCACGTGGTGAAGATGTCGAACAGAGCGTCCGGATCCGTGGCCTCGTCGGTGGCGGGGGCAGGGACGACATCGGAGAGAAGCACGACTACAGGTTATTGGTCGAGGGCCATGATCCCTGCACCGGAGGGCTCGTGCCCTGCTAGGTGGCACTGCGTTCGTCGGATCCCATTGCGCCGAGTACTGCGAGCCGCGTGCTCGCGCTGCCGGTGATCATGTCCTCGCCAACGCCGTTGATGAGCAGATGCCGCCATCGAGACTCGTCGAACTCCAGGGCAGGGGTGTCTTCGAAGAATTCCTCGAGGACTTGAAGAAATCGCATGGGGTCGTCCCGGAACGGGAAGTGGCCCGAGCGACGGAACACGCTGAGGCGCGATCCCGGCATGGCCGAATGAGCAAGGTGCGCATGACTGACCGGAATCACCGAGTCCTGATCGCCCCACACGAGGAGCACCGGCAGATTCTCGGTGAGGTAACACCGGTCGAGCATGGTGACCACCTGGCCGCGCCAGTCGACTACCGCCCGCAGCGTTCGCAGGTAGGCCTCGTACGCGGTGGGATCCGGGAGGGCGCTGAGCACTCGCACGAGATCGGGTGTGTCGTGAAGAAGGGCGCCCGGGCGCAACGGCGAGCCGTTGAGGGTGCCGATCAGGCTTTCCGCGAGCTTCACCAGCGGGACAGCGCCGGGGAGGCGGAGCAGTTTGACCGCCTCGCTCACCAGAGGAAGCGACGCCAGTCGTAGCAGCGGGTGCACGTCCTTGGTGACACCGCCGGAGGAGACCAGCACGAGGCGGTTCACCATGTTCGGGAATTGATACGAGAACTGCATTGCCACGCCACCGCCCAACGAATGACCGACGACCGTGACGTGCTCGATTCCAAGAACCGACAGTAGATCGCGCATCCCGTTGGCGTAGGCGGCGACCGAATAGTCCGCACGGGGCTTGTCCGACCGCCCGTGACCCAACAAGTCGGGTGCGATCACGGTGTAGTTCTGCGCGAGGTGGGGGATGACGTCGTTCCAGGTCTCCGAGTTGTCGCCGATCCCATGGATCAACAGGAGCGCAGGACCTTCGCCGGCCATGCGAAACGCACGTCGATATCCGTGGACCGTGCGAAACATCAGACGTGGCTCGGCGTCGGGAACCGGCCGAAGCTTTCGCGTGCGTAGAGAGCCCATCCAAGCCTCCTGGTTCCATCGGTGATCGTTGGTCGATGCCGGTTTCGCCTATGACTCTCGCACGAGATCACTGCATCGGCGAGATATCGGGAGGATTTGGAGTTACATGTATGTTTCGGCCCGCGCTTACCGTCAGCGCAGGTCGTCCGGGTCGGTATCCGAATCGTTGTTGGTACCCGCCTCGGGGCCAGCATCG from Rhodococcus sp. P1Y includes these protein-coding regions:
- a CDS encoding alpha/beta fold hydrolase; this encodes MGSLRTRKLRPVPDAEPRLMFRTVHGYRRAFRMAGEGPALLLIHGIGDNSETWNDVIPHLAQNYTVIAPDLLGHGRSDKPRADYSVAAYANGMRDLLSVLGIEHVTVVGHSLGGGVAMQFSYQFPNMVNRLVLVSSGGVTKDVHPLLRLASLPLVSEAVKLLRLPGAVPLVKLAESLIGTLNGSPLRPGALLHDTPDLVRVLSALPDPTAYEAYLRTLRAVVDWRGQVVTMLDRCYLTENLPVLLVWGDQDSVIPVSHAHLAHSAMPGSRLSVFRRSGHFPFRDDPMRFLQVLEEFFEDTPALEFDESRWRHLLINGVGEDMITGSASTRLAVLGAMGSDERSAT
- a CDS encoding DEAD/DEAH box helicase, yielding MLLSDVVPAPATDEATDPDALFDIFTTWTSDRGLTLYPAQEEALIELVSGSNVILATPTGSGKSMVAVGAHFAALAAGKRTFYTAPIKALVSEKFFALCDIFGSQNVGMMTGDASVNSGAPIICATAEIVANLALRQGADSDIGQVVMDEFHYYSEPDRGWAWQVPLIELPNAQFLLMSATLGDVTFFRDDLERRTGRVTTVVSGSERPVPLMFSYVTSPIGDTIAELVETHLAPVYVVHFTQASALERAQALTSVNVASKDEKAQIADAIGDFRFTTGFGKTLSRLVRHGIGVHHAGMLPKYRRLVEKLAQDGLLKVICGTDTLGVGINVPIRTVLFTGLTKYDGVRTRQLRAREFHQIAGRAGRAGYDTLGTVVIEAPEHDIENARLVAKAGDDPKKLKRVQRKKAPDGFVSWGEPTFERIVAASPEPLTSRFSVSNAMLLNVIARPGNCFTAMRHLLEDNHETRPAQRKHILRAITLYRGLVAAGIVEQLSEPDADGRHARLTMDLQPDFALNQPLSPFALASFELLDTESPTHALDVVSIIESTLDDPRQILMAQQHAARGEAVQQMKADGIEYDERMELLEEVTWPKPLAELLVPAFEIYRGGHPWLNEIALSPKSVVRDMIERTMTFTELVSHYGLTRSEGLVLRYLADAYRALRQTVPPEARTEEVQDVTEWLGELVRQVDSSLLDEWENLTDPGEEPEARPEAYGGDTPRPITANPRAFRVLVRNAMFKRIELAASRRWDDLDDLEDGPDWEAELEPYFEEYGEIGTGPSARGPALFELTVGRESTTARQIIEDPDGDQGWSLNATLDLEESNALGEIVIDEITITAG